The Drechmeria coniospora strain ARSEF 6962 chromosome 02, whole genome shotgun sequence genome has a segment encoding these proteins:
- a CDS encoding pyridine nucleotide-disulfide oxidoreductase family protein, which translates to MYNYIVSAAVLAQVAAAAGINCTTGNCLQAPGTKLNLSTTATINSSDNPCAQVSSAWASQKKTKPTEPPSVPAALAHECLNSIPVGKELAINLVDSLEPYLEWHSNTPFLKDPPKDYFYPAYDMFANLASVRANLEADKYASEYAFQKDLLDTVFMPAHDGHFYFYPDAMVKAFLFERARSLVSISEDGQSLPVIKIYGREVIADPKTARTVAKINGIDAAKYVEHTVSKFSDLHDIDAAYNSMFFEKATFAYSGIKGAFSAGSGIASIVYQGPNTTFSFTDGTTLAVENKANIVGDMAGVTDGSSFYLKFCDPFASRRPKKTKSSGTTGKATSNEHTKRATDNRGALVRGYPQPTVSSPDGNVSGYYLAGKGLEDVAVISLLSFKSNDRVRFQASVREFFRQSVAAGKTKLVIDLQGNDGGFSFLGYDFFRQLFPDVEPDGFSRFKNSKGFVAMSRVISDAVKDINPFTSDDVNLVDFSQIAFNYRYDLNVHNKPFRSFEEKFGPHMIRDTPYTSLMRWNLTDPIRTTNASMGAGIQISGYGKLANLSAPFKPENIVLLYDGACASTCTLASEMLRIQGGVKSVAFGGRPREGAIQGVGGTKGAQTLDFENMAVNIYRASQLTKDSKLKAELNRYNILPQLRSGGTGINSRDQLLRDNIEDGVPAQFVRENADCRLYWTAPMITDVGEVWKAAAHAAFNGGRCAYGGIASRASSVRSAGSSRTSSSRSAGSIKFRRASRFSQH; encoded by the exons ATGTACAATTATATTGTCAGCGCGGCTGTGTTGGCTCAAGTGGCCGCTGCTGCAGGCATAAACTGCACCACCGGCAACTGCCTGCAGGCTCCTGGCACGAAACTGAACCTGTCGACCACGGCGACGATAAATTCTTCGGACAACCCTTGTGCCCAAGTCAGCTCGGCTTGGGCCTCTCAGAAGAAAACGAAAC ctACCGAGCCTCCTAGCGTCCCCGCTGCGCTCGCTCACGAGTGCCTCAACTCGATACCTGTTGGGAAAGAGTTGGCTATCAACCTCGTCGACTCACTCGAGCCGTACCTCGAGTGGCACAGTAATACGCCCTTCCTCAAGGATCCACCAAAGGATTATTTCTATCCGGCCTACGATATGTTTGCCAACCTTGCCAGTGTTAGGGCGAACCTGGAGGCCGATAAGTATGCTAGCGAGTATGCCTTTCAAAAGGACTTGTTGGATACAGTTTTCATGCCAGCCCACGATGGCCATTTCTACTTCTACCCAGATGCAATGGTCAAGGCTTTCCTCTTCGAGCGTGCCCGCTCTCTGGTTTCCATTAGCGAGGACGGCCAATCGCTGCCAGTGATTAAGATCTACGGTAGG GAAGTCATCGCAGACCCTAAAACTGCCCGTACCGTGGCGAAGATTAACGGCATCGACGCGGCCAAGTATGTCGAGCATACCGTTTCCAAATTTTCCGACCTCCATGATATTGATGCCGCCTACAACTCCATGTTTTTCGAAAAGGCGACCTTCGCCTATTCGGGCATTAAAGGTGCCTTTTCAGCCGGCAGCGGTATTGCCAGCATCGTCTATCAGGGTCCCAATACTACCTTTTCCTTCACCGACGGCACCACCCTTGCTGTGGAAAACAAGGCCAATATTGTTGGCGATATGGCTGGTGTTACCGACGGTTCATCATTTTACCTCAAGTTCTGCGATCCTTTTGCATCCAGGAGACCCAAGAAAACCAAGAGTTCTGGAACGACAGGAAAGGCGACCAGTAATGAGCACACGAAACGAGCGACCGACAACAGAGGCGCCCTTGTCCGAGGATATCCGCAACCTACAGTTTCATCTCCAGATGGTAACGTATCCGGCTACTACCTAGCCGGGAAGGGCCTCGAGGATGTTGCCGTTATTTCGTTGCTTTCGTTCAAATCCAATGACAGGGTCCGCTTCCAAGCCAGCGTTCGAGAGTTTTTCCGCCAATCTGTGGCCGCTGGCAAAACTAAGCTCGTCATTGACTTACAGGGGAACGATGGCGGGTTTTCCTTCTTGGGCTATGACTTCTTCCGCCAGCTATTCCCCGACGTGGAGCCGGACGGCTTTTCGCGTTTCAAGAACAGTAAAGGGTTCGTCGCCATGTCACGCGTCATCAGCGATGCCGTCAAGGACATAAACCCTTTTACTAGCGATGACGTCAACCTTGTAGACTTCTCCCAGATTGCATTCAACTACCGCTACGACCTCAACGTACATAACAAGCCGTTCCGGTCGTTTGAGGAAAAGTTTGGGCCACACATGATCAGGGATACGCCCTACACTAGCCTAATGCGTTGGAACTTGACCGATCCCATCAGGACTACGAACGCTTCTATGGGCGCTGGTATTCAGATCTCGGGATACGGGAAGCTTGCTAACCTCTCTGCACCCTTCAAGCCGGAAAATATCGTCCTATTGTATGACGGTGCTTGCGCCTCTACCTGCACTCTGGCCTCCGAGATGTTGCGCATCCAAGGTGGTGTAAAGTCGGTCGCTTTTGGTGGCCGTCCGCGTGAGGGGGCTATCCAGGGCGTTGGCGGTACGAAGGGCGCCCAGACCTTGGACTTTGAAAATATGGCTGTGAACATTTATCGCGCTTCTCAACTCACGAAAGACTCGAAACTGAAAGCCGAGCTAAACCGctataatatactaccacAACTACGATCTGGAGGTACTGGCATTAACTCGCGAGACCAGCTTCTGCGAGACAACATCGAGGACGGTGTTCCTGCGCAATTTGTCAGAGAGAACGCTGACTGCCGGCTATACTGGACTGCACCTATGATAACTGATGTCGGCGAGGTCTGGAAAGCGGCCGCCCATGCCGCGTTTAACGGCGGAAGGTGCGCATATGGTGGTATCGCGTCCAGGGCTTCGAGTGTTAGGTCTGCCGGTTCCTCCAGGACTTCGAGTTCTAGGTCTGCTGGTTCCATCAAATTTCGCAGAGCCTCACGATTCTCGCAGCACTAA